The following are encoded together in the Candidatus Obscuribacterales bacterium genome:
- a CDS encoding protoglobin domain-containing protein: MALDPHQFMSKMSSRIGFSTEDRDLLKNNADWGLKVAPDMADCFYAYLGRDEEMNTILNATEGRIHRLRETFVEWFHEMFTGMDDWGDAYADRRWRIGLIHVRIGIGPQHVVPAMATVVHEVGQQLKAEGKSEELKEALGKICMIDLTFIEQAYIEVSAAAVLKETGWTEGLFKRLISTGANSM; this comes from the coding sequence ATGGCATTAGATCCTCATCAATTCATGAGCAAGATGTCGAGCCGGATTGGATTTAGCACTGAAGATAGAGATTTGTTAAAAAATAATGCGGACTGGGGCTTAAAAGTTGCACCGGACATGGCAGATTGTTTCTATGCCTATTTAGGGCGTGATGAAGAAATGAACACGATTCTTAATGCAACGGAGGGGAGAATTCACCGTCTTCGAGAAACGTTTGTGGAGTGGTTCCATGAAATGTTTACAGGCATGGATGATTGGGGCGACGCCTATGCCGATCGCCGCTGGCGCATTGGGCTGATTCACGTTCGCATTGGCATCGGGCCGCAGCATGTGGTGCCAGCTATGGCGACTGTGGTGCACGAAGTTGGCCAACAACTCAAAGCTGAAGGTAAGTCTGAGGAACTGAAGGAAGCTCTTGGCAAAATCTGCATGATTGACCTGACGTTTATTGAGCAAGCCTATATCGAAGTCTCTGCCGCCGCTGTTTTGAAGGAAACGGGCTGGACAGAAGGGTTGTTCAAGCGACTCATCAGCACGGGCGCAAATTCTATGTAG